Proteins from one Pleuronectes platessa chromosome 16, fPlePla1.1, whole genome shotgun sequence genomic window:
- the nlk1 gene encoding nemo-like kinase, type 1 — protein sequence MAFHGAGRQAVCGDLFPGSELGHKYFCVNSSCGAPSTGLSATPCLTGPTAPAGTPRHPTALGGSAGGGAAVPQPYSNPASEVPSPAEMEPDRPIGYGAFGVVWSVTDPRDGRKVALKKMPNVFQNLVSCKRVFRELRMLCFFKHDNVLSALDILQPPQIDCFEEIYVITELMQSDLHKVIVSPQPLTTDHIKVFLYQILRGLKYLHSAGILHRDIKPGNLLVNSNCLLKICDFGLARVEEPDPSRHMTQEVVTQYYRAPEVLMGCRHYGSAIDVWSVGCIFAELLGRRILFQAQSPIQQLDLITDLLGTPPLSALASACEGARAHILRGPHKPPSLSVLYMLSDGATHEAVHLLCRMLVFDPAKRISGSDALSHPYLDEGRLRYHTCMCQCCYSVPSGRVYTRDFEPVAERPFSHSYENSLLSVWQGKELIHRFITEHQQGKRVPLCINPQSAAFKTFIRSTAWHSSKVSRKEER from the exons ATGGCGTTCCACGGAGCGGGCCGCCAGGCTGTGTGCGGGGACCTGTTTCCGGGCTCCGAGCTGGGCCACAAGTACTTCTGTGTGAACTCCTCCTGCGGGGCCCCGTCCACGGGCCTCAGCGCCACGCCGTGCCTGACCGGACCCACCGCCCCGGCCGGGACCCCTCGTCACCCCACAGCTCTGGGAGGAAGCGCCGGCGGCGGAGCGGCGGTGCCTCAGCCCTACAGCAACCCGGCCAGCGAGGTGCCCAGCCCCGCAGAGATGGAGCCCGACCGCCCCATCGGCTATGGCGCATTTGGTGTCGTGTG GTCGGTGACTGATCCCCGTGACGGTCGTAAAGTGGCTCTGAAGAAGATGCCCAACGTCTTCCAGAACCTGGTCTCCTGTAAGAGGGTCTTCAGAGAGCTGCGGATGCTGTGCTTCTTCAAACACGACAAC GTTCTGTCGGCTCTGGATATTTTGCAGCCTCCGCAAATCGACTGTTTCGAGGAAAT CTACGTGATAACAGAGCTGATGCAGAGCGACCTCCACAAAGTGATCGTGTCTCCTCAGCCTCTCACCACCGACCACATCAAGGTCTTCCTCTACCAGATCCTCCGAG GTTTGAAGTACCTGCACTCGGCTGGGATCCTGCACAGAGACATCAAACCTGGCAACCTGCTGGTCAACAGCAACTGTCTGCTCAAG ATTTGTGATTTCGGGTTAGCTCGCGTGGAGGAGCCCGACCCGTCTCGTCACATGACGCAGGAGGTGGTGACTCAGTACTATCGGGCGCCCGAGGTGCTGATGGGCTGCCGGCACTACGGCTCGGCCATCGACGTCTGGTCGGTCGGCTGCATCTTCGCGGAGCTGCTGGGACGACGCATCCTCTTCCAGGCCCAGAGCCCGATCCAGCAG ctggaCCTGATCACCGACCTGCTGGGGACCCCCCCTCTGTCGGCCCTGGCCTCGGCCTGTGAAGGAGCCAGagcccacatcctgaggggGCCGCACAAACCG CCGTCGCTCTCCGTGCTCTACATGCTGTCGGACGGGGCCACGCACGAGGCCGTGCACCTGCTCTGTCGCATGCTGGTCTTTGATCCG gcTAAACGGATTTCCGGCAGCGACGCCCTCTCTCACCCGTACCTGGACGAGGGGCGTCTGCGCTACCACacctgcatgtgtcagtgctgctaCTCGGTTCCAAGCGGGCGAGTCTACACCCGAGACTTCGAGCCGGTGGCCGAGCGGCCGTTCAGCCACAGCTACGAGAACAGCCTGCTGTCGGTGTGGCAGGGGAAAG AGTTAATCCACCGCTTCATCACGGAGCACCAGCAGGGCAAGCGTGTGCCGCTGTGCATCAACCCTCAGAGCGCCGCCTTCAAGACCTTCATCAG GTCGACAGCGTGGCACTCGTCCAAGGTGtccaggaaggaggagagatga